From the genome of Mustela lutreola isolate mMusLut2 chromosome 16, mMusLut2.pri, whole genome shotgun sequence, one region includes:
- the MEGF8 gene encoding multiple epidermal growth factor-like domains protein 8 isoform X2 — MAPGKAPAVALALSLALLGPLFPGAQAGDCKGQRQVLREAPGFVTDGAGNYSVNGNCEWLIEAPSPQHRILLDFLFLDTECTYDYLFVYDGDSPRGPLLASLSGSTRPPPIEASSGKMLLHLFSDANYNLLGFNASFRFSLCPGGCSGRGQCRAPGVCACEPGWGGPDCSLQECSAYCGSHGTCASPLGPCRCEPGFLGRACDLHLWENQGAGWWHNVSAEDPTFSARIGAAGAFLSPPGLLAIFGGQDLNSALGDLVLYNFSANTWERWDLSPAPAARHSHVAVAWAGALVLMGGELADGSLTSDVWAFNPLGGGHWELLAPPALGSSGPPGLAGHAAALVDDVWLYVSGGRTQHDLFSSGLFRFRLDGTSGGYWEQVIPAGGRSPAATGHSMVFHAPSRTLLVHGGHRPSTARFSVRVNSTELFHVDRRVWTTLKGRDGLQGPRERAFHTASVLGNYMVVYGGNVHTHYQEEKCYEDGLFFYHLGCHQWVSGAELAPPGTPEGRAAPPSGRYSHVAAVLGGSVLLVAGGYSGRPRGDLMAYKVPPFVFQAPAPDYHLDYCSMYTDHSVCSRDPECSWCQGACQAAPPPGTPSGACPAASCLGLGRLLGDCQACLAFSSPTAPPRGPGSLGWCVHNESCLPRPEQARCRGEQISGTVGWWGPVPVFVTSLEACITQSFLPGLHLLTFQQPPNASQPDKVLIVRSTTITLTPSPETDVSLVYRGFIHPLLPGGPGGAGAEDVAVWARAQRLHVVARMARGPDTENMEEVGRWVAQQEKETRRLQRPGSARLFPLPGRGHKYAVEIRGQLNGSAGPGHSELTLLWDRTGVPGGSDSFCEWHQSTSRKGDAACSRRGRSRGALKSPEECPPLCSQRLTCDDCLANSSQCAWCQSTHTCFLFAAYLARYPHGGCRGWDDSVHSEPRCRSCDRFLTCHECLQSHECGWCGNEDNPTLGRCLQGDFSGPLGGGNCSLWVGEGLGLSAALPARWAYARCPDLDECRLGLARCHLRASCLNTPLSYECHCQRGYQGDGVTYCNRTCLEDCGHGVCSGPPDFTCVCDLGWTSDLPPPTPAPGPPVPRCSRDCGCNFHSHCRRRGPGFCDECQDWTWGERCERCRPGSFGNATGSGGCRPCQCNGHGDPRRGHCDNLSGLCFCQDHTEGAHCQLCSPGYYGDPRAGGSCFQECGGRALLTNVSSVALGSRRVGGLLPPGGRAARAGLGLSYCVWVVSATELLQPCAPGTLCPPLTLTFSPDSSTPCTLSYVLAFDGFPRFLDTGVVQSDRSLIAAFCGQRRDRPLTVQALSGLLVLHWEANGSSSWGFNASVGSARCGSGGPGSCPVPQECVPQDGATGAGLCRCPQGWAGPHCRMALCPENCSAHSGAGTCNQSLGVCICAEGFGGPDCGTKLDGGQLVWETLMDSRLSADTASRFLHRLGHTMVEGPEATLWMFGGLGLPQGLLGNLYRYSVSERRWTQMLAGAEDGGPGPSPRSFHAAAYVSAGRGAMYLLGGLTAGGVTRDFWVLNLTTLQWRQEKVPQTVELPAVAGHTLTARRGLSLLLVGGYSPENGFNQQLFEYQLVTGTWVSGAQSGTPPTGLYGHSAVYHEATDSLYVFGGFRFHVELAAPSPELYSLHCPDRTWSLLAPSQGAKPRPRLFHASALLGDTMVVLGGRSEPDEFSSDILLYQVNCNAWLLPDLTRPASVGAPMEESVSHAVAAVGGRLYLSGGFGGVALGRLLALTLPPDPCRLLPSPEACNQSEACTWCHGACLSGDQAHRLGCGGPSCSPMPRSPEECRRLRTCSECLARHPRTLQPGDGEASAPRCKWCTNCPEGACIGRNGSCTSENDCRINQREVFWAGNCSEAVCGAADCEQCTREGKCMWTRQFKRTGETRRILSVQPTYDWTCFSHSLLNVSPMPVESSPPLSCPTPCHLLPNCTSCLDSKGADGGWQHCVWSSSLQQCLSPSYLPLRCMAGGCGRLLRGPESCSLGCAQATQCALCLQRPHCGWCAWGGQDGGGRCLEGGLSGPRDGLTCGRPGASWAFLSCPPEDECANGHHDCNETQNCHDRPHGYECSCKAGYTMDNVTGLCRPVCAQGCVNGSCVEPDHCRCHFGFVGRNCSTECRCNRHSECAGVGARDHCLLCRNHTKGSHCEQCLPLFVGSAVGGGTCRPCHAFCRGNSHVCVSRKELEMARREPEKYSLDPEEIDNWVTEGPSEDEAVCVNCQNNSYGDKCESCLHGYFLLDGKCTKCQCNGHADTCNEQDGTGCPCQNNTETGTCQGSSPSDRRDCYKYQCAKCRESFHGSPLGGQQCYRLISVEQECCLDPTSQTNCFHEPKRRALGPGRTVLFGVQPKFTNVDIRLTLDVTFGAVDLYVSTSYDTFVVRVAPDTGVHTVHIQPPPPPPPPPPPADGGTRGAGDPGGPGAGSGSGTPAEPRVREVWPRGLITYVTVTEPSAVLVVRGVRDRLVITYPHEQHALKSSRFYLLLLGVGDPNGPGANGSADSQGLLFFRQDQAHIDLFVFFSVFFSCFFLFLSLCVLLWKAKQALDQRQEQRRHLQEMTKMASRPFAKVTVCFPPDPTALAPAWKPAGLPPPTFHRSEPFLAPLLLTGAGGPWGPVGGGCCPPAIPTATAGLRAGPITLEPTEDGMAGVATLLLQLPGGPQAPNGACLGSALVTLRHRLHEYCGGGGGAGGSGHGGAAGRKGLLSQDNLTSMSL; from the exons ccccaAGCCCCCAGCACCGGATCCTGCTGGACTTCCTTTTCCTGGACACGGAATGCACTTACGACTACCTGTTCGTGTATGATGGGGACTCTCCCCGAGGGCCCCTGCTTGCCAGTCTGAGTGGAAGCACTCGGCCTCCACCCATCGAGGCCTCCTCAGGCAAG ATGCTGCTGCATCTCTTCAGCGACGCCAACTACAACCTTCTGGGATTCAATGCCTCCTTCcgcttctccctgtgccctgggGGCTGCAGCGGCCGTGGGCAGTGCCGGGCCCCTGGGGTGTGTGCCTGCGAGCCTGGCTGGGGAGGCCCTGACTGCAGCCTGCAGGAGTGTTCAGCCTACTGCGGCAGCCACGGCACCTGCGCCTCG CCTCTGGGACCATGCCGCTGTGAGCCTGGCTTCCTGGGACGTGCCTGTGACCTGCACCTATGGGAGAACCAGGGGGCTGGCTGGTGGCACAATGTGAGTGCCGAGGACCCCACCTTCTCAGCCCGGATTGGTGCGGCTGGTGCCTTCCTGTCCCCACCAGGGCTGCTGGCCATTTTCGGAG GCCAGGACCTCAACAGCGCTCTGGGGGACCTGGTCCTATACAACTTCTCTGCCAACACCTGGGAGCGCTGGGACCTGAGTCCTGCCCCG GCTGCCCGGCACTCCCACGTGGCTGTGGCCTGGGCCGGCGCCCTGGTGCTCATGGGCGGCGAGCTGGCTGATGGCTCCCTCACCAGTGACGTGTGggcctttaacccactgggcgGGGGCCACTGGGAGCTCCTTGCACCACCTGCCTTGGGTTCCTCAGGGCCACCAGGCCTGGCAGGTCATGCAGCTGCCCTGGTGGACGATGTCTGGCTCTATGTGTCCGGTGGCCGCACGCAGCACGACCTCTTCTCCTCTGGCCTCTTCCGTTTTCGCCTCGATGGCACCAGTGGAGGCTACTGGGAGCAGGTGATTCCGGCCGGCGGGCGGTCCCCTGCCGCCACTGGCCACTCCATGGTGTTCCACGCGCCCTCACGCACCTTGCTGGTTCACGGTGGACACCGGCCCTCCACTGCTAG GTTCTCTGTGCGGGTGAACTCCACTGAGCTCTTTCACGTGGATCGGCGCGTGTGGACCACCCTGAAGGGCCGGGATGGGCTTCAGGGCCCACGGGAGAGAGCCTTCCACACAGCCAGTGTCCTGGGGAACTACATGGTGGTCTATG gggGCAATGTGCACACCCATTACCAGGAGGAGAAGTGCTATGAAGATGGCCTCTTCTTCTACCACCTTGGCTGTCATCAGTGGGTGTCGGGGGCCGAGCTCGCCCCCCCAGGAACCCCTGAGG GCCGAGCAGCACCTCCCAGTGGGCGGTACTCACATGTAGCAGCTGTGCTTGGAGGCAGCGTCCTGTTGGTGGCTGGGGGGTACAGTGGCCGGCCCCGTGGGGACTTGATGGCCTACAAGGTGCCTCCCTTTGTGTTCCAGGCGCCTGCTCCGGAC TACCACTTAGACTATTGCTCCATGTACACGGACCACAGCGTCTGCTCCCGTGACCCTGAGTGCAGCTGGTGTCAGGGGGCCTGCCAAGCTGCGCCACCTCCTGGGACTCCCTCTGGGGCT tGTCCAGCTGCCAGCTGCCTGGGCCTGGGTCGCCTTCTGGGTGACTGCCAGGCCTGCCTGGCCTTCAGCAGCCCCACAGCTCCTCCCCGGGGGCCTGGCTCCCTGGGCTGGTGTGTGCATAATGAAAGCTGCCTCCCCCGGCCTG AGCAGGCCCGCTGCCGAGGGGAGCAGATCTCGGGCACCGTGGGCTGGTGGGGGCCTGTGCCTGTCTTTGTCACATCCCTGGAGGCCTGCATCACCCAGAGCTTCCTGCCTGGCCTGCACCTGCTCACTTTCCAGCAGCCACCCAATGCCTCCCAGCCTGACAAG GTCTTGATCGTCCGCAGTACAACTATCACCCTGACGCCCAGCCCAGAGACCGATGTGTCCCTGGTCTACCGTGGCTTCATCCACCCCCTGCTGCCCGGAGGGCCCGGAGGGGCGGGGGCTGAGGATGTAGCTGTCTGGGCCCGGGCCCAGCGTCTGCACGTCGTGGCTCGGATGGCCCGGGGTCCTGACACGGAGAACATG GAGGAGGTGGGGCGCTGGGTTGCTCAGCAGGAGAAGGAGACGAGGCGGCTGCAGCGCCCAGGGTCTGCTCGCCTCTTCCCGCTGCCTGGCCGGGGCCACAAGTACGCAGTGGAGATCCGGGGCCAGCTCAATGGCTCAGCAGGCCCTGGGCACAGCGAACTCACTCTGCTGTGGGACCGGACTGGTGTGCCAGGTGGCAGC GACTCCTTCTGCGAGTGGCATCAGAGCACCAGCCGCAAAGGGGATGCCGCATGCAGCCGGCGGGGCCGGAGTCGGGGTGCCCTGAAGAGCCCAGAGGAGTGTCCCCCACTCTGCAGCCA gcgcCTGACCTGTGACGACTGTCTTGCCAACTCCAGCCAGTGCGCCTGGTGCCAGTCCACGCATACCTGTTTCTTGTTCGCGGCCTACCTGGCCCGCTACCCGCATGGGGGCTGCCGCGGCTGGGATGACAG TGTGCACTCGGAGCCTCGGTGCCGGAGCTGTGACCGCTTCCTGACCTGCCACGAGTGTCTGCAGAGCCACGAGTGCGGCTGGTGTGGCAACGAGGACAACCCCACGCTGGGCCG gtGCCTCCAGGGAGACTTCTCAGGGCCACTGGGTGGGGGAAACTGCTCCCTGTGGGTGGGGGAAGGCCTGGGGCTGTCGGCGGCCCTCCCTGCCCGCTGGGCGTATGCCCGCTGTCCTGACTTGGATGAGTGTCGTCTCGGCCTGGCGCGGTGCCACCTGCGGGCAAGCTGCCTGAACACACCCCTCAGCTACGAGTGTCACTGCCAGCGAGGCTACCAGGGTGATGGCGTCACCTACTGCAACCGCAC GTGCCTGGAAGACTGTGGCCATGGTGTGTGTAGCGGTCCCCCCGACTTCACCTGCGTGTGTGACCTGGGCTGGACGTCGGACCTGCCCCCACCCACACCTGCCCCAGGACCTCCTGTGCCCCGTTGCTCCCGGGACTGTGGCTGCAACTTCCACAGCCACTGCCGCAGGCGGGGGCCTGGCTTCTGTGATGAGTGCCAGG ACTGGACGTGGGGGGAGCGCTGTGAGCGGTGCCGGCCCGGCAGCTTTGGCAATGCCACAGGCTCGGGTGGCTGCCGGCCGTGCCAGTGCAATGGGCATGGAGACCCGCGCCGTGGCCACTGTGACAACCTCAGCGGGCTCTGCTTCTGCCAGGACCACACTGAAGGTGCCCACTGCCAGCTCTGCTCCCCTGGCTACTATGGGGACCCCCG GGCTGGTGGCTCCTGTTTCCAGGAGTGTGGGGGTCGTGCCCTCCTCACCAACGTGTCCTCAGTGGCGCTGGGCTCACGCCGGGTTGGGGGGCTGCTGCCTCCAGGGGGCAGGGCAGCGAGAGCCGGGCTGGGTCTGTCCTACTGTGTGTGGGTTGTCTCAGCCACCGAGTTGCTGCAGCCCTGTGCCCCTGGGACCCTCTGTCCCCCACTCACCCTCACCTTCTCCCCCGACAGCAGCACCCCCTGCACG CTGAGCTACGTCCTGGCCTTTGATGGATTCCCGCGCTTCCTGGATACTGGCGTCGTGCAGTCGGACCGCAGCCTCATTGCTGCCTTCTGCGGCCAGCGGCGGGACAGGCCCCTCACTGTGCAGGCCCTGTCGG GGCTGCTGGTGCTGCACTGGGAGGCCAATGGCTCCTCATCATGGGGCTTCAACGCTTCTGTGGGTTCTGCCCGCTGCGGGTCGGGGGGCCCCGGGAGCTGCCCGGTCCCCCAGGAGTGTGTGCCCCAGGATGGAGCCACTGGTGCTGGACTCTGCCGAtgtccccagggctgggctggcccCCACTGCCGCATGGCTCTGTGTCCTGAGAACTGTAGTGCCCACAGTGGGGCAGGGACTTGTAACCAG AGCCTCGGTGTGTGCATCTGTGCCGAGGGCTTTGGGGGCCCCGACTGTGGCACAAAGCTGGACGGTGGGCAGCTGGTCTGGGAGACCCTCATGGACAGCCGCCTCTCAGCC gACACTGCCAGCCGATTCTTACACCGCCTGGGGCACACCATGGTTGAGGGACCTGAGGCCACCTTGTGGATGTTTGGGGGCCTCGGCCTGCCTCAGGGGCTGCTGGGAAACCTGTACAG GTACTCAGTGAGTGAGCGGCGGTGGACACAGATGTTGGCGGGAGCTGAGGATGGGGGCCCGGGCCCCTCACCCCGCTCCTTCCACGCGGCTGCCTACGTGTCTGCTGGGCGTGGTGCTATGTACCTTCTGGGGGGACTCACAGCTGGGGGTGTCACTCGCGACTTCTGGGTGCTCAACCTCACCACCCTGCAGTGGCGGCAGGAGAAG gtgccccagaccgtGGAGCTGCCGGCGGTGGCCGGTCACACCCTCACTGCCCGCCGAGGCCTGTCTCTGCTCCTGGTGGGTGGGTACTCCCCTGAAAATGGCTTCAACCAGCAGCTGTTCGAGTACCAGCTGGTGACTGGCACCTGGGTGTCCGGAGCCCAGAGCGGGACACCCCCAACAG GTCTCTACGGTCATTCTGCGGTGTACCACGAGGCCACTGACTCCCTCTATGTGTTTGGGGGTTTCCGCTTCCACGTGGAGCTGGCTGCCCCATCCCCTGAGCTCTACTCCCTGCACTGTCCCGATCGCACCTGGAGCCTGCTGGCCCCTTCCCAGGGGGCAAAG CCCCGCCCCCGACTTTTCCATGCCTCAGCCCTGCTGGGGGACACCATGGTGGTCCTTGGGGGGCGCTCGGAACCTGATGAGTTCAGCAGCGACATTCTGCTCTACCAGGTCAACTGCAATGCCTGGCTCCTGCCTGACCTGACCC GCCCAGCCTCCGTGGGGGCCCCGATGGAGGAGTCCGTGTCCCATGCTGTGGCGGCAGTAGGGGGCCGTCTGTACCTCTCAGGGGGCTTCGGGGGCGTGGCCTTGGGCCGCCTGCTGGCCCTGACCTTGCCCCCTGACCCTTGCCGCCTGCTGCCCTCACCCGAAGCTTGTAACCAGTCTGAGGCCTGCACCTGGTGCCACGGGGCCTGCTTGTCTGGGGACCAGGCTCATAG GCTGGGCTGCGGGGGCCCCTCATGCTCCCCCATGCCTCGCTCCCCCGAGGAATGTCGTCGTCTCCGGACCTGCAGTGAGTGTCTGGCCCGCCATCCCCGGACCCTTCAGCCTGGAGATGGAGAG GCATCCGCCCCCCGCTGTAAGTGGTGTACCAACTGCCCAGAGGGCGCCTGCATCGGCCGGAACGGGTCCTGCACCTCGGAGAATGACTGTCGGATCAACCAGCGAGAGGTGTTCTGGGCCGGGAACTGCTCGGAGGCGGTGTGCGGGGCGGCAGACTGTGAGCAGTGCACCCGAGAGGGCAAGTGCATGTGGACGAGGCAGTTCAAGAGGACAG GGGAGACTCGCCGCATCCTCTCAGTGCAGCCCACATACGACTGGACGTGCTTCAGCCACTCCCTGCTGAACGTGTCCCCAATGCCTGTGGAGTCGTCGCCCCCGctgtcctgccccaccccctgtcaTCTCCTGCCCAACTGCACATCCTGCCTAGACTCCAAGGGTGCGGATGGGGGCTGGCAGCACTGCGTGTGGAGCAGCAGCCTGCAGCAG TGTCTGAGCCCCTCCTACCTGCCCCTGCGATGTATGGCTGGAGGCTGTGGCCGCCTGCTCCGTGGACCCGAGAGCTGCTCCCTGGGCTGTGCTCAGGCAACCCAGTGTGCCCTGTGCCTGCAGCGCCCCCACTGTGGCTGGTGTGCCTGGGGGGGCCAGGATGGGGGTGGCCGCTGCCTGGAGGGTGGACTCAGCGGTCCTCGTGACG GGCTGACCTGTGGGCGGCCTGGGGCCTCCTGGGCTTTCCTGTCCTGCCCTCCTGAGGATGAGTGTGCAAACGGGCACCATGACTGCAACGAGACGCAGAACTGCCATGACCGGCCGCACGGCTATGAGTGCAGCTGCAAGGCGGGCTACACCATGGACAA tgtGACTGGACTTTGCCGCCCCGTGTGCGCGCAGGGCTGTGTGAACGGCTCGTGTGTGGAACCTGATCACTGCCGTTGCCACTTTGGCTTCGTGGGCCGCAACTGCTCCACAGAGTGTCGCTGCAACCGCCACAGCGagtgtgcaggggtgggggcccGCGACCACTGCCTGCTCTGCCGCAACCACACCAAG GGCAGCCACTGTGAGCAGTGCCTCCCCCTGTTCGTGGGTTCAGCCGTTGGGGGTGGGACCTGCCGGCCCTGCCATGCCTTCTGTCGTGGCAACAGCCACGTCTGCGTCTCCAGGAAAGAGCTCGAAATGGCCAGGAGGGAGCCTGAGAAGTACTCACTGGATCCAGAGGAG ATTGACAACTGGGTGACCGAGGGGCCCAGTGAAGATGAGGCCGTGTGTGTGAACTGTCAGAATAACAGCTACGGGGACAAATGCGAGAGCTGCCTACACGGCTACTTCCTCCTGGATGGGAAGTGCACCAA GTGCCAGTGTAACGGCCATGCAGATACGTGTAATGAGCAGGACGGGACAGGCTGCCCGTGTCAGAACAACACAGAGACGGGCACATGCCAGGGCAGTTCCCCCAGCGACCGTCGGGACTGCTACAAGTACCAG TGTGCTAAGTGCCGGGAATCATTCCATGGGAGCCCGCTGGGTGGCCAGCAGTGCTACCGCCTCATCTCTGTGGAGCAGGAGTGCTGCCTTGACCCCACGTCCCAGACCAACTGCTTCCACGAACCCAAGCGCCGGGCTCTGGGCCCCGGCCGCACCGTCCTCTTTGGTGTGCAGCCCAAGTTTACCAATGTGGACATCCGCCTGACACTGGATGTGACCTTCGGTGCCGTGGATCTCTATGTGTCCACTTCCTATGACACCTTCGTGGTCCGCGTGGCTCCCGACACAGGCGTCCACACCGTGCATATCCagccacctccacccccaccgcctcccccaccccctgctgacgGCGGAACCCGGGGGGCTGGGGACCCAGGGGGACCGGGGGCTGGGAGCGGGTCAGGCACTCCGGCCGAGCCACGGGTGCGGGAAGTGTGGCCACGGGGCCTGATCACCTACGTGACCGTGACGGAGCCGTCGGCTGTGCTCGTGGTTCGTGGCGTGCGGGACCGGCTTGTCATCACCTACCCACATGAGCAGCACGCTCTCAAGTCCAGCCGCTTCTACCTGCTTCTGCTGGGCGTGGGGGACCCGAACGGGCCTGGTGCCAATGGCTCGGCTGACTCGCAAGGGCTGCTCTTCTTCCGTCAGGACCAGGCCCACATCGacctgtttgtcttcttctctgtcttcttctcctgctttttcctttttctttcactctGTGTGCTCCTCTGGAAGGCCAAACAGGCCCTGGACCAGCGGCAGGAACAGCGCCGGCATCTGCAAGAGATGACCAAGATGGCCAGCCGCCCTTTTGCCAAGGTCACTGTCTGCTTCCCACCCGACCCCACTGCCCTAGCCCCTGCCTGGAAGCCTGCCGGGCTCCCGCCACCCACCTTCCACCGTTCCGAACCCTTCTTGGCACCCCTGCTGCTGACCGGGGCCGGTGGGCCCTGGGGACCCGTGGGAGGAGGCTGCTGCCCTCCAGCCATCCCCACCGCGACTGCTGGCCTGCGAGCTGGGCCCATCACCCTTGAGCCCACTGAAGATGGCATGGCTGGTGTGGCCACGTTGCTGCTCCAGCTGCCCGGGGGACCCCAGGCACCCAACGGTGCCTGCCTGGGTTCAGCCCTCGTCACGCTGCGACACCGGCTGCACGAGTactgtgggggtggcgggggcgccGGGGGCAGTGGGCATGGGGGTGCTGCAGGCCGGAAGGGACTGTTGAGCCAGGACAATCTTACCAGCATGTCCCTCTGA